From the Butyrivibrio fibrisolvens genome, one window contains:
- a CDS encoding AI-2E family transporter, whose translation MKFRPNKDQITWSITGIITALVVMLLYYVIFKGGHIISGIHSVVNGMEGIVTGLVLGYILSPILNFIEQKILEKIWEKAGAKRDENGEFRQKQLIRNIAIIITMTLVVFVVWAFLYYIIPQIYQSIRDIIRNIPMYYRNIDRSINRFMESSDPATISTVNTVADQIYIRVNNFIQEKVLPNISEIISTVSVQALNVINVFFNLIVGFIVAIYVLNAKEGFCGKGKKMAYAFFREDIANEVISSSRLVHTTFTGFITGKIVDSTIVGILCYIGCMVLDIPYPLLIAVIVGVTNIIPFFGPYIGGFLGGLILILINPLSALEFIIFVIILQQIDGNIIGPKILGNSTGLSSFWVIFAIMLFGSVWGFAGWILGVPIFAVIYALISRLTDYYLGRNNLPTDEDTYIDTAYIEDGKFHYLGDPNSTKYRAQRTGSSWSRIFRSKHKDEHKRSHKDSNVTGTKLPIEHSHVTEDKALSKDKTENKNAEGADVKKDQE comes from the coding sequence TTGAAATTCAGACCTAATAAGGACCAGATCACATGGAGTATCACCGGTATAATCACTGCACTTGTTGTAATGCTGCTTTATTACGTTATATTCAAGGGCGGGCATATTATATCCGGAATTCATTCTGTAGTTAATGGTATGGAAGGAATTGTTACTGGCCTTGTACTAGGATATATCCTTTCACCTATCCTTAATTTTATAGAGCAGAAGATCTTAGAGAAAATATGGGAGAAAGCCGGAGCAAAGCGTGATGAGAATGGTGAGTTTCGTCAGAAACAGCTTATAAGAAATATCGCCATTATCATAACCATGACTCTGGTAGTCTTTGTAGTTTGGGCTTTTCTATACTATATCATCCCTCAGATCTATCAGAGTATAAGGGATATTATTCGTAATATCCCTATGTACTATAGAAATATCGACCGTTCGATCAACAGATTTATGGAATCATCTGATCCTGCAACTATAAGTACGGTTAATACAGTAGCAGATCAGATATATATCAGAGTTAACAATTTTATACAAGAGAAAGTCCTTCCCAATATATCAGAGATCATCTCTACGGTATCTGTTCAGGCACTTAATGTTATAAATGTTTTCTTCAACCTGATAGTTGGATTTATTGTAGCTATATATGTGCTTAATGCAAAGGAAGGCTTTTGTGGTAAAGGCAAGAAGATGGCATATGCCTTTTTTAGAGAGGATATTGCCAATGAGGTTATCTCGTCTTCAAGACTTGTTCATACGACTTTTACTGGATTTATTACTGGCAAGATAGTGGATTCTACAATCGTTGGAATACTGTGTTATATTGGCTGTATGGTACTTGACATCCCATATCCTTTGCTTATAGCAGTGATTGTCGGAGTTACTAATATAATTCCTTTCTTTGGACCATATATAGGCGGTTTTCTGGGAGGACTTATACTTATACTCATAAATCCGTTGTCAGCACTTGAATTTATTATATTTGTCATAATACTTCAGCAGATAGACGGCAATATAATAGGACCTAAGATACTTGGAAACTCTACAGGTCTTTCAAGCTTCTGGGTTATTTTTGCTATCATGCTGTTTGGAAGCGTATGGGGATTTGCAGGATGGATACTGGGTGTTCCGATATTTGCCGTTATCTATGCGCTTATTTCAAGGCTTACAGATTATTATCTTGGCAGGAACAATCTTCCTACAGATGAGGATACTTATATAGATACCGCCTATATAGAGGATGGTAAGTTTCATTATCTGGGAGACCCCAACAGCACCAAATACAGAGCCCAGAGAACAGGCTCTTCCTGGAGCAGGATCTTTAGATCCAAACATAAGGATGAACATAAACGCTCTCACAAGGATAGTAACGTAACAGGTACCAAGTTACCTATTGAACATAGTCATGTTACGGAAGATAAGGCTTTGTCTAAAGACAAAACTGAGAATAAAAATGCTGAGGGTGCAGATGTTAAAAAAGATCAAGAATAA
- a CDS encoding Mrp/NBP35 family ATP-binding protein, translated as MADEELRKKFAAKKPVNFKVDPAEGTHVKKVIGVVSGKGGVGKSFVTAMSACAMNREGFKTAIMDADITGPSIPKMFGVSSVKQVNEKGLIIPASSSKGIDIMSINLLMQNETDPVIWRGPVIAGVVKQFWSEVCWGDVDYMFVDMPPGTGDVPLTVFQSLPVDGIIVVATPQDLVAMIVEKAVNMAKMMNIPVIGLVENMSYMKCPHCGEMISIFGESSLDSYAASKGIDILGRLPLDSSFAGLCDKGQVEDIVSEDLDQLVYRLKALSE; from the coding sequence ATGGCAGACGAAGAATTAAGAAAAAAATTTGCGGCTAAAAAGCCTGTGAATTTTAAAGTGGATCCGGCTGAAGGAACACATGTTAAGAAAGTTATAGGCGTAGTATCAGGTAAAGGCGGTGTTGGTAAAAGCTTTGTAACAGCTATGTCAGCATGTGCTATGAACCGTGAAGGTTTTAAGACAGCTATCATGGATGCTGATATTACAGGACCTTCTATACCTAAGATGTTCGGAGTATCAAGCGTCAAGCAGGTCAATGAGAAGGGACTTATAATCCCTGCTTCTTCATCTAAGGGAATAGATATCATGTCTATAAATCTTCTGATGCAGAATGAGACAGACCCTGTTATCTGGAGAGGTCCGGTTATTGCAGGCGTTGTTAAGCAGTTCTGGTCAGAGGTTTGCTGGGGTGATGTAGACTACATGTTTGTAGATATGCCTCCGGGAACAGGCGACGTTCCGCTTACAGTGTTCCAGTCACTTCCTGTTGACGGTATCATTGTAGTAGCTACTCCTCAGGATCTGGTTGCTATGATCGTAGAAAAGGCAGTTAACATGGCAAAGATGATGAACATACCTGTCATCGGACTTGTTGAGAATATGAGTTATATGAAGTGTCCTCATTGCGGCGAGATGATATCTATCTTTGGCGAAAGCAGTCTAGATTCATATGCAGCTTCCAAGGGAATTGATATACTCGGTCGCCTTCCACTTGATTCTTCATTTGCAGGACTTTGCGATAAGGGACAGGTTGAGGATATAGTGTCAGAAGATCTTGATCAGCTCGTATACAGACTTAAGGCTCTCTCAGAATAA
- the leuD gene encoding 3-isopropylmalate dehydratase small subunit, translating into MENANGRVFKYGDNVDTDVIIPARYLNNTDPKDLAAHCMEDIDKDFVSKVNEGDIIVANKNFGCGSSREHAPIAIKAAGVSCVIAETFARIFYRNAINIGLPIIECPEAAREINSGDVVNIDFDSGIITDETTGKKYQGQAFPEFMQKIIDLGGLVNYINTK; encoded by the coding sequence ATGGAAAATGCAAACGGTAGAGTTTTTAAATACGGAGATAACGTAGATACTGACGTTATCATACCTGCAAGATATCTTAACAATACAGATCCAAAGGACCTTGCAGCTCACTGCATGGAAGATATCGACAAGGATTTTGTCAGCAAGGTAAATGAAGGGGATATTATTGTTGCCAATAAGAATTTTGGCTGCGGATCATCTCGTGAACACGCACCTATAGCTATTAAGGCTGCAGGCGTATCCTGTGTTATAGCAGAAACCTTCGCCAGGATATTCTACAGGAATGCTATCAATATAGGACTTCCTATAATTGAATGCCCTGAAGCAGCCAGAGAAATTAATTCCGGCGATGTAGTGAATATTGACTTTGATAGTGGTATCATAACTGATGAGACCACCGGCAAGAAATATCAGGGACAGGCATTCCCTGAATTCATGCAGAAGATAATAGACCTCGGAGGCCTCGTAAATTATATTAATACAAAATAA
- the leuC gene encoding 3-isopropylmalate dehydratase large subunit, whose translation MSGMTMSQKILAKHAGLDHVVAGQLIEADLDLVLGNDITSPVAIGEMKKFNTDGVFDKDKIALVPDHFVPNKDIKSAENCKCVREFAKKNKITNYFEVGKMGIEHALLPESGLTVPGDLIIGADSHTCTYGALGAFSTGVGSTDMAAGMATGKAWFKVPSAIKFELKGSFSKYVSGKDLILHIIGMIGVDGALYQSMEFTGEGVKSLSMDDRFTIANMAIEAGGKNGIFPVDEKTIEYLKEHAPGKEYEVFEADPDAEYVKTIEIDLSKLTPTVSFPHLPENAKTFDQIGDIEIDQVVIGSCTNGRISDLRMAAAILKDRHVADNVRCIVIPATQKIYMQALKEGLLEIFINAGAVISTPTCGPCLGGYMGVLASKERCVSTTNRNFVGRMGAIDSEIYLASPEVAAASAVTGKISQPSEL comes from the coding sequence ATGAGTGGAATGACTATGAGCCAGAAGATCCTGGCAAAACATGCAGGACTTGACCATGTTGTAGCTGGTCAGCTTATTGAAGCAGATCTGGATCTTGTTCTTGGCAACGATATTACAAGCCCTGTTGCTATAGGCGAGATGAAGAAGTTTAATACAGATGGAGTTTTTGATAAGGACAAGATAGCGCTTGTTCCGGATCATTTCGTCCCTAACAAGGACATTAAGTCAGCTGAAAACTGTAAATGTGTTCGTGAATTTGCAAAAAAGAACAAGATCACTAATTATTTTGAAGTTGGCAAAATGGGTATCGAGCATGCCCTTCTTCCTGAAAGCGGACTGACTGTTCCGGGTGATCTGATAATCGGTGCAGATTCTCATACTTGTACTTATGGAGCACTGGGAGCATTTTCAACTGGCGTGGGTTCTACTGATATGGCTGCCGGTATGGCTACCGGTAAGGCCTGGTTTAAAGTTCCTTCAGCGATAAAATTTGAACTCAAAGGATCTTTTTCCAAATATGTATCAGGTAAGGATCTCATACTTCACATAATCGGAATGATCGGGGTAGACGGAGCACTCTATCAGTCCATGGAATTCACAGGAGAGGGTGTTAAGAGCCTTTCTATGGATGACAGATTCACTATCGCCAACATGGCTATTGAAGCAGGCGGCAAGAACGGAATCTTCCCTGTTGATGAAAAAACTATCGAATACTTAAAAGAGCATGCACCTGGCAAGGAATATGAAGTCTTTGAAGCTGATCCTGATGCAGAGTATGTAAAGACTATAGAGATCGACCTTTCTAAACTTACACCTACAGTTTCATTCCCTCATCTTCCGGAAAATGCCAAGACTTTTGACCAGATAGGTGATATAGAGATAGATCAGGTTGTTATCGGTTCATGTACCAACGGACGTATATCTGACCTTCGCATGGCTGCAGCTATTCTCAAAGACAGACATGTTGCAGATAATGTCAGATGCATAGTCATTCCTGCTACACAGAAGATATATATGCAGGCTCTTAAAGAGGGACTTCTTGAGATATTCATAAATGCAGGTGCCGTAATATCTACACCAACCTGTGGTCCTTGTCTTGGAGGCTATATGGGCGTTTTGGCAAGCAAGGAAAGATGCGTATCTACAACTAATCGTAACTTTGTCGGACGTATGGGAGCTATTGATTCAGAGATATATCTTGCGTCACCTGAAGTTGCAGCGGCAAGTGCTGTAACAGGCAAGATCTCACAGCCATCTGAACTTTGA
- a CDS encoding YfhO family protein — translation MDKQDIISKNNNVVRNEVEDNKVEVKAHSKEFGKVKMWFCMFFLGVFMYVLAALYVIIKHNGLFFYYGDYNVQQVPFYILAHRAIRNGQLFWNWNLDLGGDLTADLAFYLMGSPFFWITIPFPESFLPYMMPYLMALKYGVASANAFLYMRRYTRTNRAAQIGALLFAFCGFNATNIVFNHFTDAVAFFPLLMIAFENLCAFDNGQKGFKISRSRWIFFAVMTCVCSVVNYYFFFGQVIFLGLYFILRYVPGRKMSDTGKNLIRLITAGITGIMVAGLFLVLAFNGVAGNSRLDNILLGYDIVVYPSGYMYWDIIKSMIMLPDIIGRGTLFFTTTVKNASLAVYLPMFGLAGVIAYFRAFKGQASWKKRMLIASLIIAFIPVFNSAFSLFNSQYYARWFYMPILIMSLVTCEMVERDRGENLRTGTLATIIMFLLLIIIAILPSRDDDGNIVYMQMVSNSDIFWRDVLGTAVFCSILILIVFLSRKIKTRVNLSFAGTVFAGCIGTMIILINGSSLISDFGMEQWKLQMIDTRPTIDESSFSRIETDSTSTNYEMRWGIPTIHCFLSTVPSQIFDFYEGAAGITRSVESDSPLTRAGLRALLSARYYVENSRINDDDEFLNNEGTLDYEQVSSLEEMNGFTLFENTNYIPMGFTFDYYTSESDWTAADASDHDLSLVKVLILPDEIANTYHGNMIRLSASDIANDEIDIYQFRSLCNQRRASACTAFTTTKNGFEAVTKNFKEYELVFFSVPNVEGMTATVDGKKVDIITADYGLMAIPVSKGSHTITVKYLPKGIYLGLGISVIGILILISYISFSYLNKNQEITQ, via the coding sequence TTGGACAAGCAGGATATTATTTCCAAAAATAATAATGTTGTAAGAAACGAAGTAGAAGACAACAAAGTAGAAGTAAAAGCGCATAGTAAGGAATTTGGCAAAGTGAAGATGTGGTTTTGCATGTTTTTCCTTGGCGTTTTCATGTATGTGCTTGCTGCATTATATGTCATTATTAAACATAATGGACTCTTTTTCTATTACGGCGATTATAATGTTCAACAGGTGCCTTTCTATATTCTGGCTCACAGAGCTATAAGGAATGGACAGCTGTTCTGGAACTGGAATCTGGATCTTGGTGGAGATCTTACTGCGGATCTTGCTTTCTATCTTATGGGGAGTCCATTCTTCTGGATCACAATTCCTTTTCCTGAAAGTTTTCTTCCATACATGATGCCTTATCTTATGGCGCTTAAGTATGGCGTAGCATCCGCCAATGCATTCCTTTATATGAGAAGATATACAAGGACCAATCGCGCAGCACAGATTGGAGCGTTACTTTTTGCTTTTTGCGGTTTCAATGCTACTAACATAGTATTCAACCACTTTACAGATGCTGTAGCTTTTTTCCCACTTTTAATGATTGCCTTTGAGAACTTATGTGCATTTGATAACGGACAAAAAGGCTTTAAGATCAGCAGGTCCAGATGGATATTCTTTGCTGTGATGACCTGTGTCTGCAGCGTTGTTAATTATTACTTCTTCTTTGGTCAGGTTATCTTTTTGGGACTTTATTTTATCTTAAGATATGTTCCCGGAAGGAAGATGTCAGATACCGGCAAGAATCTTATAAGACTTATAACTGCAGGTATCACCGGTATTATGGTAGCAGGACTGTTTTTGGTACTTGCTTTTAACGGAGTTGCCGGAAACAGCAGACTTGATAATATACTCCTTGGATACGACATTGTAGTGTATCCAAGCGGATATATGTACTGGGATATCATTAAGAGTATGATAATGCTTCCTGATATCATCGGAAGAGGTACACTGTTTTTTACAACTACTGTCAAGAATGCTTCTCTTGCTGTGTACCTTCCTATGTTTGGACTTGCAGGAGTTATCGCTTACTTTAGAGCTTTTAAGGGGCAGGCTTCCTGGAAGAAGAGGATGCTTATAGCATCTTTGATCATAGCTTTTATACCTGTTTTCAATTCGGCCTTTTCACTTTTTAACTCACAGTATTATGCAAGATGGTTCTATATGCCCATACTTATCATGAGTCTTGTGACCTGTGAGATGGTAGAAAGGGATAGAGGTGAGAATCTTCGAACTGGAACTCTTGCTACGATCATCATGTTCCTTCTGCTTATAATTATTGCTATACTTCCTTCAAGAGATGATGATGGCAATATTGTCTATATGCAGATGGTCTCAAACAGTGATATCTTCTGGAGAGACGTTCTTGGAACAGCTGTTTTTTGCTCGATACTTATACTGATTGTATTCTTATCAAGGAAAATAAAAACCAGAGTGAACTTATCCTTTGCAGGAACTGTATTTGCAGGTTGTATCGGTACTATGATCATACTTATCAATGGAAGCTCACTTATAAGTGATTTTGGTATGGAGCAGTGGAAGCTTCAGATGATCGATACAAGGCCTACTATAGACGAAAGCTCTTTTTCCAGAATAGAGACAGATTCCACATCTACCAATTATGAGATGAGATGGGGGATACCGACTATACACTGCTTTTTGTCTACAGTTCCGTCACAGATATTTGATTTCTATGAAGGCGCAGCAGGTATAACAAGGTCTGTAGAATCTGACTCGCCGCTGACAAGAGCAGGACTCAGAGCACTTTTGTCAGCAAGATATTATGTTGAGAATTCAAGGATCAATGACGATGATGAGTTCTTGAACAATGAAGGTACCCTTGACTATGAGCAGGTTAGCTCATTAGAAGAGATGAACGGATTTACCTTATTTGAAAATACCAATTATATTCCGATGGGATTTACCTTTGACTACTATACATCAGAATCGGACTGGACCGCGGCAGATGCCTCAGATCATGACCTATCTCTTGTCAAAGTTCTGATTCTTCCTGATGAGATAGCCAATACCTATCATGGCAACATGATAAGACTTAGTGCATCAGACATTGCCAATGATGAGATTGATATATATCAGTTCAGATCTTTGTGCAATCAAAGAAGAGCATCTGCATGTACTGCTTTTACTACAACCAAAAATGGATTTGAAGCAGTCACCAAGAATTTTAAAGAGTACGAGCTTGTCTTTTTCTCAGTCCCTAATGTTGAGGGAATGACTGCTACTGTCGATGGCAAGAAAGTTGATATCATAACAGCAGATTACGGGCTTATGGCTATACCGGTGAGCAAGGGAAGTCATACTATAACTGTAAAATATCTGCCAAAAGGTATATACCTTGGTCTTGGCATATCAGTGATCGGAATATTAATACTTATTTCATACATTAGCTTTAGTTATCTTAATAAGAATCAGGAGATTACACAATGA
- the ilvC gene encoding ketol-acid reductoisomerase — protein MSEARIFYQEDCNLSLLEGKKIAVIGYGSQGHAHALNLKESGCDVRIGLYEGSKSKAKAESQGLTVMNTADAAKWADIIMILINDEKQADMYKKDIEPNLEAGNMLMFAHGFNINYKLIQPPKDVDVTMIAPKAPGHTVRSEYQAGKGTPCLVAVEQDATGKALDLALAYGAGIGGARAGILETTFKTETETDLFGEQAVLCGGVCALMQTGFETLVEAGYDPRNAYFECIHEMKLIVDLIYQSGFAGMRYSISNTAEYGDYVTGPKIITPETKKAMKKVLSDIQDGTFASEFIQDMKNGQIHFQAMKKKAAAHPSEVVGAEIRKLYSWNNESDKLVNN, from the coding sequence ATGTCAGAAGCAAGAATTTTTTATCAGGAAGATTGTAACCTTTCTTTACTTGAGGGTAAGAAGATTGCTGTTATCGGTTATGGTTCACAGGGTCATGCTCATGCACTTAACCTTAAGGAATCAGGATGCGATGTAAGAATCGGTCTCTACGAAGGTTCTAAGTCCAAGGCTAAGGCTGAGTCCCAGGGTCTTACAGTTATGAATACAGCTGATGCTGCAAAGTGGGCTGATATAATCATGATCCTCATCAATGATGAGAAGCAGGCTGATATGTACAAGAAGGATATCGAGCCAAACCTTGAAGCAGGCAACATGCTCATGTTCGCACACGGTTTCAACATCAACTACAAGCTCATCCAGCCACCAAAGGATGTAGACGTTACAATGATCGCTCCTAAGGCTCCAGGACATACAGTTCGTTCTGAGTATCAGGCAGGCAAGGGAACACCTTGTCTTGTAGCTGTAGAGCAGGATGCTACAGGTAAGGCTCTTGATCTTGCACTTGCATATGGCGCTGGTATCGGCGGAGCAAGAGCTGGTATCCTTGAGACAACATTCAAGACAGAGACAGAGACTGACCTCTTTGGTGAGCAGGCTGTTCTGTGCGGCGGTGTATGCGCACTTATGCAGACAGGTTTTGAGACACTTGTAGAGGCTGGATATGATCCAAGAAATGCATACTTTGAGTGTATCCATGAGATGAAGCTCATCGTAGATCTTATCTATCAGTCAGGTTTTGCAGGAATGAGATATTCTATCTCTAATACAGCTGAGTACGGTGATTATGTAACAGGTCCTAAGATCATCACACCTGAGACCAAGAAAGCTATGAAGAAGGTTCTTTCTGATATTCAGGATGGAACATTTGCTTCAGAGTTCATTCAGGATATGAAGAATGGACAGATCCACTTCCAGGCTATGAAGAAGAAAGCTGCAGCTCATCCTTCAGAAGTTGTTGGAGCAGAGATCAGAAAGCTTTACAGCTGGAACAACGAAAGCGACAAGCTTGTTAACAACTAA
- the ilvN gene encoding acetolactate synthase small subunit → MADTEVKTYKKVFQLLVDNTSGTLSRISGLFSRRGYNIESITAGTTADPRFTRITIVASGDDDILEQIEKQVAKLVDVRDIHELKPGDSVYRELALVKVKADALQRQQIITMANVFRGNIVDVSNDSLIIEITGGQDKIEAFLRLLDGYTILELARTGIAGLGRGIDSVVYLDE, encoded by the coding sequence ATGGCAGATACTGAAGTTAAGACATATAAAAAGGTGTTCCAACTTCTTGTTGATAACACATCAGGAACCCTTAGCAGGATATCCGGTCTCTTCTCAAGAAGAGGATATAACATTGAGAGTATCACAGCCGGTACTACAGCAGATCCTCGTTTTACAAGGATTACAATCGTAGCATCAGGTGATGACGATATTCTGGAGCAGATTGAGAAGCAGGTAGCTAAGCTGGTAGATGTAAGAGATATACATGAACTTAAACCGGGAGACTCTGTATACAGAGAACTTGCTCTTGTCAAAGTTAAGGCTGACGCTCTTCAAAGACAGCAGATCATTACGATGGCCAATGTATTTCGTGGCAATATAGTAGATGTATCCAATGACAGCCTTATCATCGAGATAACAGGTGGCCAGGACAAGATCGAAGCATTCTTGAGACTTCTGGACGGATATACGATCCTTGAGCTTGCACGTACCGGTATAGCAGGTCTTGGTAGAGGCATCGATAGCGTTGTATATCTGGACGAGTGA
- a CDS encoding zinc ribbon domain-containing protein, with product MFCPNCGKELPDGSKFCGFCGADIAKELKGGSSVVGENVEAGASNASSGNEAGNGTAFYAGNTDNQSFGGYDPLGKGQGTNQTAGNQYGGQNGTGQYNGAQMGNSQYSGGQFDNNQFYNPNQQYTTNQQYGGYANVNMKQGAQPPKKSKKGIIAAIVSVVLVLVIGASAVAYHYFTTNKSDDKDDDDKKDNEVAASTSTEDDDVATASTTAASDDEEEITGENALELACENLSKAKDYNSYFTYELICNVEAPDEGISGTITENGEFDIITDFDVDSKDPDANILEMSVGTVTRDIFGDESSETIYVNRGDFSGEFITSIEYESGDKFQATESDTVDTVLGFTDYDLYKAKLQDETKDIGGTECYVYVSEDTYDQGGISGVFTPVTGIYNGESDLCTVTIYVSTKDAQIVQVDTEFTDSDGTSLAQSLNNYTGAEDFEFEIDTLTYSLEFTSFDTGATPDPDFEDLADKSENENFSITMYANAMLEEGNFGDSGSDDDFTDTDDDVTKNDDTKYVEDSFGALTYEVPEDWEGTEMDFGGYSGYVYVPDANETTVLLVMYQDIDMSSLSDSQKKAAIHESVLTLCDSYDLSSDDIKKGTVNGGYAENVRGTITESGTSLDMDVMVFETGGSGLGVVIYASEDIENSQYLAQYYHLLESLEF from the coding sequence ATGTTTTGTCCAAATTGTGGTAAAGAACTTCCGGATGGAAGCAAGTTCTGCGGCTTTTGCGGAGCAGATATTGCCAAAGAACTTAAAGGGGGATCTTCTGTAGTAGGGGAGAATGTTGAAGCGGGCGCTAGTAACGCATCTTCCGGCAACGAAGCCGGTAATGGCACAGCTTTTTATGCGGGGAATACTGATAATCAGAGTTTTGGCGGATATGATCCTCTTGGTAAAGGTCAGGGGACGAATCAGACAGCTGGAAATCAGTATGGCGGTCAAAATGGAACCGGCCAGTATAACGGTGCTCAGATGGGAAACAGCCAGTATAGCGGCGGTCAGTTTGATAATAACCAGTTTTATAATCCTAATCAGCAGTATACGACCAATCAGCAGTATGGAGGCTATGCTAATGTCAATATGAAGCAGGGCGCTCAGCCTCCCAAGAAGAGCAAAAAGGGCATTATAGCAGCTATAGTATCTGTTGTATTAGTCCTTGTGATTGGCGCATCAGCAGTAGCTTATCATTATTTCACAACCAATAAATCCGATGATAAAGACGATGATGACAAGAAAGACAATGAAGTAGCTGCATCTACATCAACAGAAGATGATGATGTTGCTACAGCTTCTACAACAGCTGCCAGTGATGATGAAGAAGAGATCACCGGAGAAAATGCTTTAGAGCTCGCCTGTGAGAATCTGTCCAAGGCCAAGGATTATAATAGCTATTTCACTTATGAGCTTATCTGTAATGTAGAAGCTCCTGATGAAGGTATATCCGGAACCATTACAGAAAATGGTGAATTTGATATCATTACAGACTTTGACGTAGATTCAAAAGACCCCGATGCAAATATTTTAGAAATGTCAGTCGGTACTGTAACAAGAGATATTTTTGGAGATGAATCCTCAGAAACTATTTATGTAAACAGGGGCGATTTCTCCGGAGAGTTTATTACAAGTATTGAATATGAGTCCGGAGACAAGTTTCAGGCTACTGAAAGTGATACGGTTGATACTGTTTTAGGATTTACAGATTATGATCTGTATAAGGCTAAGCTTCAGGATGAGACCAAGGACATCGGTGGCACAGAGTGCTATGTATATGTAAGCGAAGATACATACGATCAAGGCGGAATAAGTGGTGTATTTACACCTGTTACAGGAATATACAATGGTGAATCTGATCTATGTACAGTAACTATCTATGTATCAACTAAAGATGCGCAGATAGTACAGGTAGATACTGAATTTACAGATTCAGATGGAACATCCCTGGCACAGTCTCTTAATAACTATACCGGAGCTGAAGATTTTGAATTTGAAATTGATACTCTCACCTATAGTCTTGAATTTACAAGTTTTGATACCGGAGCAACACCTGATCCTGACTTCGAAGATCTTGCAGACAAATCTGAGAATGAAAATTTCAGCATCACAATGTATGCAAACGCTATGTTAGAAGAAGGCAATTTTGGAGATTCAGGTTCTGACGATGACTTTACTGATACAGATGATGATGTTACCAAAAATGATGATACAAAATATGTAGAGGATAGTTTTGGTGCACTTACTTACGAAGTCCCTGAAGATTGGGAAGGAACTGAGATGGATTTTGGCGGTTATTCAGGCTATGTCTATGTTCCGGATGCTAATGAGACGACAGTTCTTCTTGTCATGTATCAGGATATAGATATGTCAAGTTTGTCAGACTCTCAGAAGAAGGCTGCTATACATGAATCTGTGCTTACACTTTGCGATTCATATGATCTTTCATCAGATGATATCAAAAAAGGAACTGTAAACGGAGGATATGCCGAGAATGTAAGAGGTACTATAACAGAAAGCGGTACATCTCTTGATATGGATGTTATGGTATTTGAGACCGGTGGTTCAGGACTTGGAGTAGTAATATATGCATCAGAAGATATTGAAAACTCTCAATATCTTGCACAGTATTACCATCTTCTTGAATCGCTGGAATTCTAA
- the ilvN gene encoding acetolactate synthase small subunit → MKKIYSVLVENRTGVLSKVAGLFSRRSFNIDSLTVGETEDPTVSRMTIVSSGDKAILEQVEKQLNKKLDIIKVKTFDEPSSISRELMLIKVKYNKSNRRDIIENCEIMKAQIVDMSRSYMMIQICDVPERSQLLLSMLRGISIVEVARTGTLALTKCIENENGGK, encoded by the coding sequence ATGAAGAAGATATATTCAGTTCTTGTTGAAAACAGGACAGGAGTACTATCCAAAGTAGCGGGTCTTTTTTCAAGAAGATCTTTTAACATTGATTCACTTACTGTTGGCGAAACCGAAGATCCGACTGTTTCAAGGATGACCATTGTATCAAGTGGTGACAAGGCAATCCTGGAGCAGGTTGAGAAGCAGCTCAATAAAAAGCTCGACATAATCAAGGTCAAAACTTTCGATGAACCATCGTCCATCAGTAGAGAGCTTATGCTCATAAAGGTTAAGTACAATAAATCAAATAGACGTGATATAATAGAAAACTGTGAAATTATGAAGGCGCAGATCGTGGATATGTCCAGGTCTTATATGATGATCCAGATCTGTGATGTTCCGGAGCGTTCACAGCTTCTATTGTCCATGCTTAGAGGTATTTCTATCGTGGAAGTAGCACGTACCGGAACTCTTGCCTTGACAAAATGCATTGAAAATGAGAATGGAGGGAAGTAA